From Oscillatoria sp. FACHB-1407, a single genomic window includes:
- a CDS encoding MSMEG_0569 family flavin-dependent oxidoreductase, whose protein sequence is MKNHYSVAIVGGGQAGLSMSYCLNERGFDHIIFEKNQIGYSWRSKRWDSFCLVTPNWQCQLPGFAYPGSDPHGFMKKDEIVQYIKDYAASFNPPVKEGVEVLKVCKNETQGVFELTTSIGDYTADQVVIASGSYHLPKIPKIAERLPRHIVQLHSSDYKKPELLPEGAVLVVGTGQSGCQIAEDLHLTGRQVHLCVGSAPRSPRRYRGKDVVDWLDQMGYYDLSIDEHPQKEKVRTKANHYVTGRDGGREIDLRQFALEGMKLHGRLKTIDRGILEFADDLKHNLEQADAVAESIKKSIDAFIEKNQIEAPLDPPYRPVWQPDEEISVIDCEQANISAVIWCTGYQSDFSWVEVPVFDGRGYPGHERGVTPVRGLYFLGLPWLYTWGSGRFSGVARDAMYLADYIAARKKTAQSNAWSVINEFLLGS, encoded by the coding sequence ATGAAAAATCACTATTCCGTTGCGATCGTTGGGGGCGGACAGGCGGGTCTGTCCATGAGCTATTGCCTCAATGAGAGAGGGTTTGATCACATCATCTTTGAAAAAAATCAGATTGGGTATTCATGGCGTTCAAAACGGTGGGATTCCTTTTGTTTGGTGACTCCTAACTGGCAGTGTCAACTGCCCGGCTTTGCCTATCCCGGTTCTGATCCACACGGGTTTATGAAAAAGGATGAAATCGTCCAATACATTAAGGACTATGCCGCTTCATTTAATCCGCCTGTGAAGGAAGGCGTTGAGGTCTTGAAAGTCTGTAAGAATGAGACTCAAGGGGTATTTGAGCTAACTACTTCCATTGGAGACTACACAGCGGATCAGGTGGTGATTGCTTCAGGTAGCTATCACCTGCCCAAAATTCCTAAGATTGCAGAACGATTGCCTCGCCACATTGTGCAGCTTCACTCCTCCGACTACAAAAAACCAGAACTTCTGCCAGAGGGAGCCGTACTCGTCGTCGGAACGGGACAATCGGGTTGTCAGATTGCCGAAGATTTACACCTGACAGGCAGGCAGGTTCATTTGTGTGTTGGTAGTGCGCCGCGATCGCCCCGTCGTTATCGAGGTAAAGATGTGGTGGATTGGCTTGACCAGATGGGTTACTACGACCTATCCATCGATGAGCATCCGCAGAAAGAGAAGGTAAGAACTAAAGCCAATCACTATGTCACAGGTCGAGATGGCGGACGTGAGATTGACCTGCGGCAGTTTGCGCTAGAGGGTATGAAACTGCACGGCAGACTCAAGACTATTGACCGGGGCATTTTAGAATTTGCTGATGACCTGAAGCATAACCTGGAGCAGGCGGATGCCGTGGCTGAAAGCATCAAGAAGAGCATTGACGCTTTCATTGAAAAGAATCAAATCGAAGCCCCCCTTGATCCGCCCTATCGGCCTGTGTGGCAACCGGATGAGGAGATCTCAGTGATCGATTGTGAACAGGCAAATATCAGTGCTGTGATCTGGTGTACAGGTTATCAGTCCGACTTTAGTTGGGTTGAGGTGCCTGTGTTTGACGGCAGAGGATATCCTGGTCATGAACGCGGTGTCACTCCGGTGAGAGGCTTGTACTTCCTGGGTCTTCCCTGGCTCTATACCTGGGGTTCTGGACGGTTCTCCGGTGTCGCTAGAGATGCGATGTATCTCGCTGACTACATTGCAGCCCGCAAGAAGACGGCTCAATCCAATGCCTGGAGTGTCATTAATGAGTTTCTGTTGGGGAGCTAG
- a CDS encoding alpha/beta hydrolase, which yields MVAISQSIATLIQQIHENESVLPLRNEACRSRFYLHPHETSKVFLFLHGFTAAPYQFDPIGQAFFEAGYNVLVPLQPGHGQAGEWNRHNPPPLPTDIDTYQWFLLDWLEIAQSLGQQVIVGGLSTGGTLAAWLALNHPQQIDRALLFTPFLASRYRLFDWLIHWLPIYFEWFNKNASGNFGYKGFYVPALRIFLQLAQDVVKQANTKTSAPVLMVCSEGDRAVNQAKQQALFQSVVARQPKCWYYCFDDSLHIEHRMMTKLEDNDYEDLVITLARAYVESDLTWTQFQQIARQVAQANSGEAMRNPTGAIAHTFNLDTQLATNLQAMMTQAFGCQHLECISPPDS from the coding sequence GTGGTAGCCATATCTCAATCGATCGCAACCCTCATCCAGCAAATCCATGAAAACGAATCGGTATTGCCGTTGCGAAATGAAGCCTGCCGATCGAGATTTTATTTGCATCCTCACGAAACGTCTAAAGTATTTCTCTTTTTACATGGGTTTACAGCTGCGCCTTACCAGTTCGATCCCATTGGTCAAGCGTTTTTTGAAGCTGGCTACAATGTGTTAGTGCCGCTCCAACCCGGTCATGGTCAAGCGGGAGAATGGAATCGCCACAACCCACCCCCACTCCCCACAGATATCGATACATATCAATGGTTCCTATTGGACTGGCTAGAGATTGCACAGTCGTTGGGGCAGCAGGTGATCGTTGGAGGACTCTCTACTGGGGGAACGTTAGCTGCCTGGTTAGCCCTGAATCATCCTCAACAAATCGATCGCGCCTTGTTATTTACCCCATTTCTGGCTAGCCGTTATCGCTTGTTTGACTGGCTCATTCACTGGTTGCCGATCTACTTTGAATGGTTTAACAAAAATGCGTCCGGTAACTTTGGGTATAAAGGCTTTTACGTTCCGGCATTGCGAATCTTTTTACAACTTGCTCAGGATGTCGTTAAACAAGCCAATACTAAAACATCTGCACCTGTGTTGATGGTGTGCAGCGAGGGCGATCGCGCTGTGAACCAGGCTAAACAACAAGCCCTGTTTCAATCGGTTGTGGCACGTCAACCCAAGTGCTGGTATTACTGCTTTGACGATTCGCTTCACATCGAACATCGGATGATGACGAAGCTAGAAGACAATGACTATGAGGATCTGGTCATCACCCTGGCAAGAGCCTATGTTGAGAGCGACTTGACCTGGACACAGTTTCAACAGATTGCCCGACAAGTTGCTCAAGCCAATTCTGGAGAGGCGATGCGAAACCCAACTGGGGCGATCGCTCACACATTTAACCTTGACACCCAACTCGCTACCAATTTACAAGCCATGATGACTCAAGCGTTTGGGTGCCAACATCTGGAATGCATCAGCCCACCTGATTCCTAA
- the gloA2 gene encoding SMU1112c/YaeR family gloxylase I-like metalloprotein, translated as MQTTGVHHIAIICSDYARSKRFYVDVLGFTVIREVYREARQSYKLDLQVGNHTQIELFSFPKPPQRVQYPEACGLRHLAFVVPNLDEAIADLTAKGIEVEPIRVDEFTNKRFTFFQDPDNLPLELYEL; from the coding sequence ATGCAAACGACTGGGGTTCATCACATTGCAATTATTTGTTCCGATTACGCCCGCTCCAAACGCTTTTATGTCGATGTGTTGGGATTCACAGTGATTCGAGAGGTCTATCGCGAGGCTCGGCAATCCTACAAGCTTGACCTCCAGGTCGGCAACCACACTCAAATTGAGCTATTCTCCTTTCCTAAGCCTCCGCAACGAGTACAGTATCCCGAAGCTTGTGGTCTGCGGCATCTTGCCTTTGTAGTGCCCAATTTAGATGAGGCGATCGCTGACCTGACTGCAAAAGGCATCGAGGTAGAACCCATCCGTGTAGACGAATTTACCAATAAGCGGTTTACCTTTTTCCAAGATCCGGATAACTTGCCACTGGAGCTATACGAACTCTAG
- a CDS encoding Tll0287-like domain-containing protein: MFKNLKLGKKFTLLLLSVFLGSLLLSSTAFAYVLNQNAQDQLMSKALVLMQTMNSVRHYTNTQVNPELEPRLEQEFLPESVPAYAAREVFEKLREETAYREFFYKEATLNPTNLRDKADAFETTVVEQFRNSPKLSELQGFRKSAGNNLFYVARPIQIKEQSCLQCHSTPSAAPASMIERYGEANGFNWQLNEIVGAQMISVPARQVVSSAAQAFLLLMSILLVVFAIAIFAVNALLRRFVVRPLSRMAQVAEVVSTGDMGAEFEYSAKDEVGDIAKAFNRMKVSLSMAMQMLEQPQQYKD, encoded by the coding sequence ATGTTTAAGAACTTAAAACTTGGAAAAAAGTTCACATTGCTGTTGCTGAGCGTCTTTCTTGGCAGTTTGTTGTTGAGTAGTACTGCCTTTGCTTATGTGCTGAATCAAAATGCTCAAGATCAGCTGATGTCAAAGGCTCTGGTTTTAATGCAAACCATGAACTCAGTGCGGCACTACACCAACACTCAGGTCAACCCAGAGCTAGAACCTCGGTTAGAACAGGAGTTTTTGCCGGAGAGTGTGCCTGCTTATGCGGCTCGTGAAGTCTTTGAAAAGCTACGAGAGGAGACAGCCTATCGAGAATTTTTTTATAAAGAGGCGACCTTAAACCCAACAAACTTGCGCGACAAAGCAGATGCATTTGAAACAACTGTGGTCGAGCAGTTTAGAAACTCCCCTAAGCTCTCTGAACTGCAAGGATTTCGGAAATCAGCAGGCAATAATCTGTTTTACGTTGCTCGTCCAATTCAGATTAAGGAACAAAGTTGCCTCCAGTGTCACAGCACCCCATCAGCGGCTCCAGCCAGTATGATTGAGCGTTATGGTGAGGCTAATGGTTTCAACTGGCAGTTAAACGAAATTGTCGGAGCGCAGATGATTTCTGTTCCCGCTCGGCAAGTTGTTAGTAGTGCGGCTCAAGCTTTTCTATTACTCATGAGTATTTTGTTGGTGGTGTTTGCGATCGCCATTTTTGCTGTCAACGCTCTGTTGCGCCGCTTTGTTGTGCGTCCTCTCAGTCGCATGGCACAGGTTGCAGAGGTGGTCAGCACTGGAGATATGGGGGCTGAGTTTGAATACTCTGCGAAAGATGAAGTGGGAGATATTGCTAAAGCCTTTAACCGAATGAAGGTAAGCTTGAGCATGGCAATGCAAATGTTAGAACAGCCTCAACAGTATAAAGATTAA
- a CDS encoding agmatinase family protein: MPTREEILQTYNPSGIGLDNGNLLGLPFDYDSADLIVFGVPWEVTVSYGAGTANGPQRILEASRQLDVFDFDYPDGWKHGIFMAEIPAHIQTQGETLRQNAAQIIDYLEQGNAIAENPELLQQLQQINQACANVNQWLFKQTQAAMNRGKQVAVIGGDHSVPLGFLQALAQRYSDFGILHIDAHADLRDAYEGFQYSHASIMFNALQLPQISKLVQVGIRDLCHDEVNLIQQLNGRVSAYYDPMLKQKLYAGIPWLELCKQIVAELPSQVYISFDVDGLDPKLCPNTGTPVPGGLELEQVFCLFREVVHSGRQIIGFDLVEVGDAEWDGNVGARAVYKLCNLMALSTRGS; encoded by the coding sequence ATGCCTACCCGCGAAGAAATTCTGCAAACCTACAACCCCAGTGGAATCGGTCTGGATAATGGCAACCTATTAGGATTGCCCTTTGACTATGACTCTGCCGACTTAATTGTGTTTGGCGTTCCCTGGGAAGTGACCGTCTCCTATGGAGCAGGCACCGCCAACGGACCCCAGCGCATCTTAGAGGCATCCCGACAATTAGACGTGTTTGACTTCGACTATCCCGACGGTTGGAAGCACGGCATCTTCATGGCAGAAATCCCGGCTCACATCCAGACGCAAGGCGAAACATTGCGGCAGAATGCAGCGCAGATCATCGACTATCTGGAACAGGGCAACGCGATTGCGGAAAATCCGGAGTTATTGCAGCAACTTCAGCAGATCAATCAAGCCTGTGCCAACGTCAACCAATGGCTGTTTAAGCAAACCCAGGCAGCAATGAACCGGGGCAAGCAGGTGGCGGTGATTGGGGGTGATCACAGTGTGCCGCTAGGATTTTTGCAAGCACTGGCACAACGTTATTCAGACTTCGGCATTCTCCACATTGATGCTCACGCTGACCTGCGAGATGCCTACGAGGGGTTCCAGTATTCCCACGCTTCGATTATGTTTAATGCCCTACAACTACCCCAAATTTCTAAACTGGTGCAGGTGGGTATCCGTGACCTTTGTCACGACGAAGTGAACCTGATTCAGCAATTGAATGGACGGGTATCTGCCTACTATGACCCCATGTTGAAGCAGAAGCTTTATGCAGGTATTCCCTGGCTGGAACTGTGCAAACAAATCGTGGCAGAACTGCCATCTCAGGTCTATATCAGCTTTGATGTAGATGGACTCGATCCCAAGCTTTGCCCCAACACGGGTACCCCTGTGCCGGGTGGGTTAGAGCTAGAGCAGGTGTTTTGCTTGTTTCGAGAAGTGGTTCACAGTGGACGACAAATCATCGGCTTTGATCTGGTAGAAGTGGGAGATGCTGAATGGGATGGCAATGTAGGAGCACGAGCCGTGTATAAGCTCTGCAATTTGATGGCACTATCAACTCGTGGCAGTTAG
- a CDS encoding saccharopine dehydrogenase family protein gives MAKVLIIGAGGVGNVVAQKCAQVSTVFSEIVLASRTKQKCDAIAAAIRQTYPQVNLSTTQVDADHTQEVVALINDVRPDIVVNVALPYQDLSIMDACLETGVDYLDTANYEPPHEAKFEYKWQWAYHEKYQQAGITAVLGCGFDPGVTGIFTAFALKHHFDEIHYLDIVDCNAGDHGQAFATNFNPEINIREITQNGRYYKDGEWVEIEPFSIRQLIDYPEIGPRPSYLLYHEELESLVKHIPGIKQARFWMTFSDSYITHLRVLQNVGMTSIEPVNYEGHEIVPLKFLKAVLPQPSSLGETYQGKTSIGCHIRGIKDGQEKTYYVYNNCDHAAAYQEVGAQAIAYTTGVPAMIGALLVVTGKWKKPGVFNVEQFDPDPFMEKLGTYGLPWHEEFDSSVELVD, from the coding sequence ATGGCTAAAGTTCTCATCATTGGCGCAGGAGGCGTGGGCAATGTTGTTGCCCAAAAGTGTGCTCAGGTCAGCACGGTGTTTTCTGAGATTGTATTGGCGAGTCGAACAAAGCAGAAATGTGATGCGATCGCGGCTGCAATTCGTCAGACCTACCCTCAGGTCAACCTATCAACGACTCAGGTGGATGCTGACCACACCCAAGAGGTTGTTGCTCTGATCAACGATGTTCGACCGGATATTGTGGTTAATGTGGCACTTCCCTATCAAGACCTATCCATTATGGATGCCTGTCTTGAAACCGGAGTGGATTATCTAGACACCGCCAATTATGAACCACCCCATGAAGCAAAGTTTGAATACAAATGGCAGTGGGCGTATCACGAAAAGTACCAGCAAGCAGGCATTACAGCAGTATTAGGCTGTGGCTTTGATCCGGGGGTCACGGGAATCTTTACGGCGTTTGCCTTAAAACACCATTTTGATGAGATTCATTACCTGGATATTGTGGATTGCAACGCGGGCGACCACGGACAGGCGTTTGCGACGAACTTTAACCCTGAAATCAACATCCGCGAGATTACCCAAAATGGACGCTATTACAAAGATGGCGAATGGGTTGAGATAGAACCCTTTTCGATCCGGCAATTGATCGATTACCCAGAGATTGGTCCAAGACCATCCTATTTGCTCTATCACGAAGAATTGGAATCCCTCGTCAAGCATATTCCAGGCATCAAACAAGCCCGCTTTTGGATGACCTTCTCCGACAGTTACATTACCCATTTGCGCGTGCTGCAAAACGTGGGAATGACGAGCATTGAACCAGTCAACTATGAGGGGCATGAGATCGTTCCCCTCAAGTTTTTGAAAGCCGTGTTGCCCCAACCCTCGTCGCTCGGCGAAACCTATCAAGGCAAAACCTCCATTGGTTGCCACATTCGCGGTATTAAAGACGGTCAGGAAAAAACTTACTACGTCTACAACAATTGCGATCACGCGGCTGCTTATCAAGAAGTTGGCGCACAGGCGATCGCTTACACAACGGGGGTTCCCGCCATGATCGGCGCACTGCTCGTCGTCACAGGCAAGTGGAAGAAACCGGGCGTGTTTAACGTGGAGCAGTTTGATCCGGATCCGTTCATGGAGAAGTTGGGCACCTATGGGTTGCCCTGGCACGAAGAGTTTGATAGCTCTGTCGAGCTTGTCGATTAG
- the nspC gene encoding carboxynorspermidine decarboxylase — MINYSDIPSPCYVLEEQKLIQNLEKIAAVQQQAGITVLLALKGFAMFSAFPIVKRYLSGAAASSLYEAMLIREKLGGSLHLYLPAYRPDEFDQLIQGASHITFNSLTQWEHYREKTRSAGLSPGLRINPEFSPVIHDIYNPASPYSRLGVRAENLSGKLPEGIEGLHCHNLCESDAADLETTLEQIEKLFGHHLPQIRWLNLGGGHLMTRQGYDIEHFIRVMTQFKARYPHLEIYIEPSSAIAWETGFLRATVLDLVETPGPAIAMLDVSFTAHMPDCLEMPYKPRIQGARQPQDGEPTYRMGGATCLAGDVMGMGDYAFDKPLQIGDAIVFEDMIHYTMVKTSMFNGVQHPSIGIIRRDGTFELIRQFNYDDYKRRLS; from the coding sequence ATGATCAATTATTCTGACATTCCCTCCCCCTGCTATGTATTGGAGGAGCAAAAGCTGATCCAGAATTTGGAGAAAATTGCAGCGGTGCAACAACAGGCAGGCATTACGGTGTTGCTGGCTTTAAAGGGGTTTGCCATGTTTAGTGCATTCCCCATCGTGAAACGCTATCTATCCGGTGCAGCGGCAAGCTCACTGTATGAGGCGATGCTGATTCGCGAGAAATTGGGAGGCAGCCTGCATCTATATCTCCCTGCCTACCGACCGGATGAGTTTGATCAACTGATTCAGGGGGCAAGCCACATCACCTTTAACTCGCTGACTCAGTGGGAGCACTATCGAGAAAAAACACGCTCTGCGGGACTATCACCCGGACTGCGAATCAATCCCGAATTCTCCCCTGTGATTCACGACATCTACAATCCCGCATCACCCTACTCGCGTCTAGGCGTTCGAGCCGAAAATTTGAGTGGCAAGCTGCCTGAGGGTATTGAGGGATTGCATTGTCACAACCTGTGCGAGAGCGATGCAGCGGATTTAGAAACTACTCTTGAACAAATTGAGAAACTCTTTGGGCATCACCTCCCGCAAATTCGCTGGTTGAATCTGGGCGGTGGACATCTGATGACCCGTCAGGGCTATGACATTGAGCACTTTATCCGAGTCATGACTCAATTCAAAGCTCGTTATCCCCATTTAGAGATCTACATCGAACCGAGTTCAGCGATCGCCTGGGAAACGGGATTTCTGCGAGCCACCGTGCTTGATTTAGTGGAAACACCGGGACCTGCGATCGCCATGTTGGATGTTTCGTTTACAGCCCACATGCCCGATTGCCTGGAAATGCCCTATAAACCGCGCATCCAAGGAGCACGTCAACCTCAAGATGGGGAACCCACCTATCGCATGGGTGGAGCAACCTGTTTGGCAGGCGATGTGATGGGCATGGGCGATTACGCTTTTGACAAGCCATTGCAAATCGGAGATGCGATCGTCTTTGAGGACATGATCCACTACACGATGGTCAAAACCTCAATGTTTAACGGTGTTCAGCATCCATCGATCGGTATCATTCGCCGTGACGGCACCTTTGAGTTAATTCGTCAGTTTAACTATGACGATTACAAACGACGATTGTCATAG
- a CDS encoding CHAT domain-containing protein — protein MKNGILRRRKWLRLLGYVLVGAIAFGGLSGAWASGVTLSAAPVEVADISSDATILSNATVAAINQQISQGRELYRAGRFAEAIAVWSGAVDASGDQGNTLQQVVLLSYLSLAHQQMGQLDQATEAIERGQQGLQNFGGSRSDLRYDAALAQLLNTQGSLYFTQGQEEEALTTWQQATAAYARAGDETNRINTLINQAQAQQALGLYLQAQRTLTDVERSLQQQTDPDLQVAGLNSLGNVLRLIGNLDQSRDVLQRGLERSQQASSQNRSLILFSLGNTARSQEDWDAALSFYQQGASQASPLLAVQARLNQLSLLVETKRFAAAETLATQLAPELEQLPISRSTIYARINYAQSLTRLTLRQQETASIDTTTAFTRAAQQLALATQQAQTLGDVRAEAYAEGHLAGVYEQTQQWAIAQRLTEQALLLAQANNTPDIAYQWQWQLGRILKAQNQPERAIIAYKAAYETLQTLRSDLVAIDPSVQFSFRESVEPVYREYVNLLLQGNGDERTKLKQAREVIESLQLAELTNFFRSACLEGQIVALDQVDQTEAAVIYPIILPDRLEIILSLPKQPLQRYTSAVSQEQIETTVEQFRQALERPFTTPEGRQLGQQIYQWMIRPMESVLAQNQVKVLVFVLDGALRNVPMAALHTGNGYLIQNYAVAIAPGLQLLNPQPLRQQNLEVLAAGLTEERDGFSPLDYVGLELEQIQAKLPSRILLNQAFTSTALQDQINTVPFPIVHLATHGQFSSNLDDTFILAWDKRILIDELSSLLRASDETRPVAIELLVLSACETAAGDKRATLGLAGIAVQAGARSTLASLWTIDDASSARLISQFYQELATANVTKAEALRRAQLSLLQDADYRHPVHWASYVLIGNWL, from the coding sequence GTGAAGAACGGTATATTGCGTAGACGCAAGTGGTTGCGGCTTTTGGGTTATGTGTTAGTAGGAGCGATCGCCTTTGGTGGGCTGAGTGGAGCTTGGGCGAGCGGTGTGACGCTGTCTGCGGCACCCGTGGAGGTTGCTGATATCTCATCCGATGCGACTATTTTATCTAATGCGACAGTAGCAGCCATTAATCAACAGATCAGCCAGGGTCGAGAGTTGTATCGAGCCGGACGGTTTGCGGAGGCGATCGCAGTTTGGTCGGGGGCAGTCGATGCTAGCGGAGATCAGGGCAATACCTTGCAACAGGTGGTGCTGTTGAGCTATCTGTCGCTGGCACACCAGCAGATGGGGCAACTGGATCAGGCAACTGAGGCGATCGAGCGGGGACAACAGGGGTTGCAAAATTTTGGAGGCAGTCGTTCTGACCTCCGCTACGATGCGGCGTTGGCTCAACTGCTAAACACGCAAGGGAGCCTTTATTTCACGCAGGGACAGGAGGAGGAAGCTTTAACCACCTGGCAGCAAGCCACCGCTGCCTATGCCAGGGCTGGAGATGAAACCAATCGCATCAACACCTTAATTAATCAGGCTCAAGCCCAACAGGCATTGGGGCTATATCTCCAGGCTCAACGCACCCTTACCGACGTGGAGCGATCGCTGCAACAACAGACTGACCCCGATCTGCAAGTAGCAGGCTTAAACAGTCTGGGCAACGTGTTGCGGCTAATTGGCAACCTGGATCAGTCGCGTGACGTGTTGCAACGGGGTTTAGAACGTTCGCAGCAAGCCTCTTCTCAAAATCGCAGTCTGATTTTGTTTAGCCTGGGAAACACAGCACGTTCTCAGGAGGATTGGGATGCAGCTCTGTCTTTTTATCAGCAGGGGGCAAGTCAGGCATCTCCACTGTTGGCGGTGCAGGCTCGGTTGAATCAACTCAGTCTGCTAGTGGAGACAAAACGATTCGCGGCGGCTGAGACGCTCGCCACTCAGCTTGCACCAGAGCTAGAGCAGTTACCTATCAGTCGCTCGACCATTTACGCTCGGATCAACTACGCTCAAAGCCTCACTCGACTGACTCTCCGACAGCAGGAAACCGCATCCATTGATACAACTACCGCATTCACCAGGGCAGCACAACAGTTAGCATTGGCAACCCAACAGGCTCAAACCCTTGGTGATGTGCGGGCAGAGGCATACGCTGAGGGGCACCTGGCGGGAGTCTATGAGCAAACGCAGCAATGGGCGATCGCCCAACGCCTGACGGAGCAAGCCCTGTTGTTAGCCCAGGCAAATAACACTCCGGATATTGCTTATCAGTGGCAATGGCAATTGGGGCGCATTCTCAAAGCTCAAAACCAGCCAGAACGGGCAATCATCGCCTACAAAGCTGCCTACGAAACTCTGCAAACCCTCCGCAGTGACTTAGTGGCGATCGACCCCAGTGTGCAATTTTCGTTTCGAGAGAGTGTCGAACCTGTCTATCGAGAATATGTCAACCTACTGCTGCAAGGGAATGGAGATGAGAGAACCAAACTAAAGCAAGCCCGCGAGGTCATAGAGTCGCTGCAACTGGCAGAACTGACCAATTTCTTTCGCTCAGCCTGTCTAGAAGGGCAAATTGTTGCATTGGATCAGGTCGATCAGACTGAAGCGGCTGTCATTTATCCGATCATTCTGCCAGACCGTCTAGAGATTATCTTGAGTCTGCCAAAACAACCTCTGCAACGTTACACGTCGGCGGTGTCTCAGGAGCAGATTGAAACAACAGTCGAGCAATTTCGGCAGGCCCTGGAACGACCGTTTACCACCCCTGAAGGTAGACAGTTGGGGCAACAGATTTATCAGTGGATGATTCGCCCAATGGAATCGGTGTTGGCTCAAAATCAAGTCAAGGTGTTGGTGTTTGTCTTGGATGGAGCGTTGCGAAATGTGCCCATGGCAGCGTTACATACGGGGAATGGCTACTTAATTCAAAACTATGCCGTGGCGATCGCCCCCGGTTTGCAACTCTTGAACCCTCAACCTCTGCGTCAACAGAATCTGGAGGTGTTAGCGGCTGGGTTGACCGAAGAACGGGATGGATTCAGTCCATTGGATTATGTAGGGCTTGAACTAGAACAAATTCAAGCCAAATTACCCAGTCGCATTTTGCTCAATCAAGCCTTTACCAGCACTGCATTGCAAGACCAAATCAACACAGTCCCCTTTCCCATCGTTCATCTGGCAACTCATGGGCAGTTTAGCTCTAACCTGGATGACACCTTTATCCTCGCCTGGGATAAACGCATCCTGATTGATGAGTTGAGTAGTCTATTGCGTGCCAGTGATGAAACTCGCCCAGTCGCGATCGAGTTGTTGGTGTTGAGTGCCTGCGAAACTGCCGCAGGTGACAAGCGAGCAACTCTAGGTCTGGCAGGCATTGCGGTGCAGGCGGGTGCCCGAAGCACACTCGCTTCTCTCTGGACGATTGATGATGCATCGAGTGCCCGCTTGATCAGTCAGTTCTATCAAGAGTTAGCAACAGCCAACGTCACCAAAGCCGAAGCCTTGCGACGAGCGCAATTGTCGCTTCTGCAAGATGCCGATTACAGACATCCGGTGCATTGGGCGTCCTACGTATTGATTGGAAACTGGTTATAG